One stretch of Chitinophaga pendula DNA includes these proteins:
- a CDS encoding exodeoxyribonuclease III, translated as MRIVSYNVNGLRSAMTKGFTEWLQTDPADIICLQEIKAQQENVDFQQFDKLGYLHYWYPAQKKGYSGVAVLTRIKPDFVQYGNGFMQSDAEGRVIRLDFGDITLINTYIPSGTSGDDRQTYKYQWLDEFFGYLAELRKTRPNLIVCGDYNICHKPIDIHDPVGNKNSTGFLPEERAWMDKLFENGFIDTFRRYNPEPHQYSWWSFRANARNNNKGWRIDYINVTEPLSERLKGAQIWQQVKHSDHCPVYLELV; from the coding sequence ATGAGAATTGTATCTTACAATGTGAATGGTCTCCGCTCGGCCATGACGAAAGGTTTTACCGAATGGCTGCAAACAGATCCCGCAGATATCATCTGCCTGCAGGAAATAAAAGCACAACAGGAAAATGTAGACTTCCAGCAATTCGACAAATTAGGCTACCTGCACTACTGGTACCCCGCCCAGAAAAAGGGCTACAGCGGTGTAGCAGTGTTGACCCGTATCAAACCCGACTTCGTTCAATATGGTAATGGCTTCATGCAAAGCGATGCGGAAGGCCGCGTTATACGCCTCGATTTCGGCGATATCACGCTGATCAATACCTACATCCCCTCCGGCACCAGCGGAGACGACAGGCAAACCTATAAATACCAATGGCTGGATGAGTTCTTTGGATACCTGGCCGAACTACGCAAAACCAGACCCAATCTCATCGTTTGCGGAGACTATAACATCTGCCACAAACCCATCGATATCCACGATCCTGTCGGTAATAAGAACTCCACCGGCTTCCTCCCCGAAGAGAGAGCCTGGATGGATAAACTCTTCGAAAACGGCTTTATCGACACCTTCCGCCGATATAATCCCGAACCACACCAGTACAGCTGGTGGAGCTTCCGGGCCAATGCCAGGAACAATAATAAAGGCTGGCGCATCGACTATATCAACGTCACCGAACCCCTGTCCGAACGTCTTAAAGGCGCCCAGATATGGCAACAGGTGAAACACTCTGATCACTGTCCCGTATACCTCGAATTGGTATAA
- a CDS encoding homocysteine S-methyltransferase family protein has translation MKTLAQCATERILIIDGAMGTMIQRYKLEEEDYRGDRFKDHHSDVKGNNDLLCLTQPQIVEAIHREYLEAGADIIETNTFSSTSIAQADYDMQHLAYELNVAAAQIAKKATTDYTSRNPDKPRFVAGAIGPLNKTLSLSPDVNNPGFRSVTFDEVVEAYYEQIKGLYDGGADILLIETIFDTLNCKAAIYAIKKFFSDTHTPQLPIMISGTITDASGRTLSGQTLEAFYISVMHAKPFSIGLNCALGGEQMRPHVEELSRIASCYVSCYPNAGLPNAFGEYDEEPEDTAHIIEDFAKEGFVNIVGGCCGTTPDHIRHIAQHVSSLSPRPLPILAEAVV, from the coding sequence ATGAAAACATTAGCCCAATGCGCTACTGAGCGCATTTTGATCATTGACGGTGCCATGGGCACCATGATACAACGTTACAAACTGGAAGAAGAAGATTACCGTGGCGATCGCTTCAAAGATCACCACAGTGATGTAAAAGGTAACAATGACCTCCTTTGCCTTACACAGCCGCAGATCGTAGAAGCCATACATCGTGAATACCTGGAAGCTGGGGCGGATATTATCGAAACCAATACTTTCAGCAGCACATCTATCGCCCAGGCAGATTATGACATGCAACACCTGGCCTATGAGCTCAACGTCGCTGCCGCGCAGATCGCCAAAAAAGCGACTACAGATTATACCAGCCGCAACCCGGACAAACCCCGTTTTGTAGCAGGCGCTATCGGCCCACTCAATAAAACCCTGTCACTTTCTCCTGATGTAAATAACCCCGGCTTCAGGTCCGTTACCTTCGACGAAGTGGTAGAAGCCTATTATGAACAGATCAAAGGGCTATATGACGGCGGTGCTGATATCCTGCTGATTGAGACTATTTTCGATACCCTCAACTGTAAGGCAGCTATTTATGCCATCAAGAAATTCTTCAGTGATACCCATACCCCTCAGCTCCCGATCATGATCTCCGGTACTATTACCGATGCTTCAGGCCGGACCCTCAGTGGCCAGACACTGGAAGCCTTCTATATATCCGTCATGCATGCCAAACCCTTCTCCATAGGTCTTAACTGTGCCCTTGGTGGAGAACAGATGCGTCCGCACGTGGAAGAGCTCTCCCGCATCGCAAGCTGCTATGTAAGCTGCTATCCGAACGCCGGCTTACCGAATGCCTTCGGGGAATATGACGAAGAACCGGAAGACACCGCCCATATCATCGAAGACTTCGCCAAAGAAGGATTTGTTAATATTGTGGGCGGATGCTGCGGAACCACCCCTGATCACATCAGGCATATCGCACAACATGTTAGTTCACTGTCACCTCGCCCACTGCCTATCTTAGCTGAGGCCGTGGTGTAA
- the metH gene encoding methionine synthase encodes MDYTITSDHTTEDISPLSPDTTSATPLVIRPFLRLSGLEPLVVRPETNFINVGERTNVTGSKKFARLIREGQYEEALSVARQQVENGAQVLDVNMDDALLDGEKAMNTFLNLLASEPDISRIPVMIDSSKFSIIEAGLKCIQGKCIVNSISLKEGEAKFIEQAEICQRYGAAVVIMAFDEYGQADTLEKKVNFSHRAYKILTEQVGYDPQDIIFDPNIFAIATGIEEHNNYAVEFIEATRQIKQLMPLTKVSGGVSNISFSFRGNDTVRDAMHSVFLYHAIKAGMDMGIVNAGMIQIYDEIEPQLRELCEDAILNRREDATERLIAFAETVKAKGKVIEKDETWRQGTIEERLSHALVNGITEYIEADTEEARLKYNKPLEVIEGPLMEGMNIVGDLFGSGKMFLPQVVKSARVMKKSVAVLTPFIEEEKKRMVEENGGEIKSAGKILLATVKGDVHDIGKNIVGVVLGCNGYDIIDMGVMVPAEKILQTAKAENVDIIGLSGLITPSLDEMVHIARELKRQQFDIPLLIGGATTSRTHTAVKIAPEYGHGVVHVLDASRSVTVTGSLLNKALKKNFLTEVQEEYQRLNEAFRNKKPTKQYLTYEQSTKLKANIDWNKFQPVTPRNIGVQTFSSYDLGEIAEYIDWQPFFIAWELHGKFPQILSDEVVGKEATKLYEDACIMLRQLIDGKWLTANAVIGIFPANTTGPDTVQVTPAHPEIAAQTLEFLRQQVKKAPGQPNFSLADFIAPKETGKQDYIGGFAVTTGIGIEKWLEKFEKEHDDYSSIMLKALADRLAEAFAELMHKRVRMEFWGYASEEHLSNDELIKEAYEGIRPAPGYPACPEHTEKYKLFDLLDATNNTGITLTESLAMYPASSVSGWYFANPEAKYFGIGKIEKDQVEDYARRKNWPVEEAEKWLRPNLEYDV; translated from the coding sequence ATGGATTATACTATCACTTCCGACCATACGACAGAAGATATCTCCCCATTGTCCCCCGATACTACCTCTGCCACCCCACTGGTCATTCGCCCCTTCCTGCGCCTCAGCGGCCTGGAGCCACTGGTCGTAAGACCCGAAACCAACTTTATCAACGTCGGCGAACGTACCAACGTTACCGGCTCTAAAAAATTCGCCCGGCTCATCCGGGAAGGACAATACGAAGAAGCACTCTCCGTAGCCCGCCAACAGGTGGAAAACGGCGCCCAGGTACTCGATGTGAACATGGACGACGCCCTCCTCGATGGCGAAAAAGCCATGAACACCTTCCTCAACCTGCTGGCATCCGAACCCGATATATCCCGGATCCCCGTCATGATCGACTCCAGTAAGTTCAGCATCATCGAAGCAGGGCTGAAATGTATCCAGGGTAAATGTATCGTCAACTCCATCAGCTTAAAAGAAGGAGAAGCCAAGTTCATCGAGCAGGCAGAGATATGCCAGCGCTATGGCGCCGCCGTGGTGATCATGGCATTCGATGAATATGGCCAGGCAGACACCCTGGAAAAAAAGGTCAACTTCAGCCACCGCGCTTATAAAATACTCACAGAACAAGTCGGATATGACCCCCAGGATATCATATTCGACCCCAACATATTCGCGATCGCCACCGGTATCGAAGAGCATAATAACTATGCCGTTGAATTCATCGAAGCGACCCGCCAGATCAAACAACTCATGCCCCTTACCAAAGTAAGTGGCGGGGTAAGTAACATATCCTTCTCTTTCCGTGGAAACGACACCGTGAGAGACGCCATGCACTCCGTATTCCTTTACCATGCCATCAAAGCCGGCATGGATATGGGTATCGTAAATGCCGGTATGATCCAGATCTACGACGAGATCGAACCACAGCTGAGAGAACTCTGTGAAGATGCTATCCTCAACCGACGGGAAGACGCCACCGAACGACTTATCGCCTTTGCCGAAACCGTAAAGGCCAAAGGCAAAGTGATAGAAAAAGACGAGACCTGGCGGCAAGGTACCATCGAAGAACGCCTTAGTCACGCCCTAGTCAACGGGATCACCGAATATATAGAAGCAGATACAGAAGAAGCCCGTCTCAAATACAATAAACCGCTGGAAGTGATCGAAGGCCCCCTGATGGAGGGAATGAACATCGTCGGAGACCTCTTCGGCAGCGGTAAAATGTTCCTCCCCCAGGTAGTAAAAAGCGCCCGCGTAATGAAAAAATCGGTGGCGGTGCTCACTCCCTTTATAGAAGAGGAGAAAAAACGCATGGTAGAGGAGAACGGCGGAGAAATCAAATCCGCTGGTAAAATACTACTTGCCACCGTAAAAGGCGACGTACACGACATCGGTAAGAACATCGTAGGCGTAGTACTCGGCTGTAATGGCTACGACATCATCGATATGGGCGTAATGGTACCTGCCGAAAAGATACTGCAGACCGCCAAAGCAGAAAATGTTGATATCATCGGACTAAGTGGCCTGATCACCCCTAGCCTCGATGAAATGGTGCATATCGCCCGCGAACTCAAACGTCAGCAGTTTGATATACCCCTCCTGATCGGCGGCGCTACTACCTCTAGGACACACACCGCAGTAAAGATCGCACCTGAATACGGCCATGGCGTAGTACACGTACTCGACGCCTCTCGTAGCGTAACCGTTACTGGCAGTCTGCTCAATAAAGCCCTGAAAAAGAACTTCCTCACCGAAGTACAGGAAGAATACCAACGGCTCAATGAAGCATTCCGCAACAAAAAACCAACCAAACAATACCTCACCTACGAACAGTCCACCAAACTAAAGGCCAATATCGACTGGAACAAATTCCAGCCGGTAACGCCCCGCAACATAGGTGTACAGACCTTCTCTTCCTACGATCTGGGAGAGATCGCCGAATATATCGACTGGCAACCCTTCTTCATCGCCTGGGAACTGCACGGTAAATTCCCGCAGATCCTCTCTGACGAAGTAGTAGGTAAAGAGGCCACCAAACTATATGAAGATGCCTGCATAATGCTACGGCAGCTCATAGATGGCAAATGGCTCACCGCCAATGCCGTGATCGGAATATTCCCCGCCAACACAACCGGACCCGATACCGTACAGGTAACGCCAGCCCATCCGGAAATAGCGGCACAGACATTGGAATTCCTGCGCCAACAGGTTAAAAAAGCGCCGGGACAACCCAACTTCAGCCTTGCCGACTTCATCGCACCAAAAGAAACCGGTAAACAGGACTATATCGGTGGTTTCGCCGTTACTACCGGTATAGGTATCGAAAAGTGGCTGGAGAAGTTCGAAAAGGAACACGACGACTACAGTAGTATCATGCTGAAAGCGCTCGCCGATCGTCTGGCAGAAGCCTTCGCAGAGCTGATGCACAAACGGGTCCGCATGGAATTCTGGGGGTACGCCAGCGAAGAACATCTCAGCAATGATGAACTGATCAAAGAAGCATACGAAGGTATACGCCCGGCCCCCGGCTATCCCGCCTGCCCGGAACATACCGAAAAATACAAACTATTCGACCTGCTCGATGCCACCAACAACACCGGCATCACCCTCACCGAATCCCTGGCTATGTACCCCGCATCCAGCGTAAGCGGATGGTACTTTGCCAACCCCGAAGCCAAATACTTCGGTATCGGCAAGATCGAAAAAGACCAGGTGGAAGACTACGCCCGCCGCAAAAACTGGCCCGTGGAAGAAGCCGAAAAATGGCTCCGCCCCAACCTGGAATATGATGTGTGA
- the pdxH gene encoding pyridoxamine 5'-phosphate oxidase: MLNRSIADLRKDYQLAALSEQDVDKDPFRQFDKWWQEALHGEVDEANAMTLATSTVEGKPTARIVLLKSFDENGFVFFSNYESRKGQEMDANPQVSLLFFWRELQRQVRIDGVVSKVSAEMSDEYYDSRPLGSRIGAIASPQSRVIADRAILEEMVSKVAERYVSEAPERPVYWGGYQVKPLLIEFWQGRSSRLHDRIQYTPGLAGSWQIVRLAP, translated from the coding sequence ATGCTGAATAGAAGTATTGCAGACCTGCGTAAGGACTATCAACTGGCTGCTCTGAGTGAGCAGGATGTGGATAAGGATCCTTTCAGGCAATTTGATAAATGGTGGCAGGAGGCGTTACATGGGGAAGTGGATGAAGCGAATGCGATGACGCTGGCTACCAGTACTGTGGAAGGGAAACCTACGGCCCGTATTGTATTATTAAAGAGTTTTGATGAGAATGGGTTTGTATTCTTCAGTAATTACGAGAGCCGTAAAGGGCAGGAGATGGATGCGAATCCGCAGGTATCGTTATTGTTCTTCTGGCGGGAATTACAACGGCAAGTACGTATAGACGGTGTCGTTAGTAAGGTGTCTGCAGAGATGAGTGATGAGTATTACGATTCCCGGCCATTGGGAAGTCGTATTGGTGCAATTGCATCACCTCAGAGCCGTGTGATTGCGGACCGGGCTATCCTGGAGGAAATGGTCAGTAAAGTAGCGGAACGTTATGTGTCGGAGGCACCGGAGCGACCAGTTTATTGGGGAGGCTATCAGGTGAAGCCTTTGCTGATAGAATTCTGGCAGGGGCGTAGCAGTCGTTTGCATGACCGTATACAATATACTCCCGGATTGGCGGGCAGCTGGCAGATAGTGCGGCTGGCTCCTTGA
- the recR gene encoding recombination mediator RecR — MIFSSALIENAVNEFSRLPGIGKKTALRLVLHLLKQDPGQVQQFSDAISRMRQQIKFCRQCHNVADEEICTICASHTRNKSVVCVVESIRDVMAIENTQQYNGLYHILGGIISPIDGIGPDQLNIHSLVERVAQQGIEEIIMAVSPTIEGDTTIYYLSKKLKEYPVKITTIARGIAFGGELEYADEMTLARSISNRLPLESYVQK; from the coding sequence ATGATCTTTTCTTCTGCACTGATCGAAAATGCGGTTAATGAATTTTCCAGGTTACCAGGGATCGGTAAAAAAACGGCCCTGCGCCTTGTTTTGCACCTGCTAAAGCAAGACCCGGGACAAGTACAGCAATTCAGTGACGCCATCTCCCGCATGCGGCAACAGATCAAGTTCTGCCGCCAATGTCATAATGTAGCCGACGAAGAGATATGTACCATCTGCGCCAGCCATACCCGTAATAAATCTGTGGTATGTGTAGTCGAAAGCATCCGGGATGTAATGGCCATCGAAAATACCCAGCAGTATAACGGCCTTTACCATATTCTCGGAGGGATCATCTCCCCTATCGATGGCATCGGCCCGGATCAACTTAATATTCATAGCTTGGTAGAACGGGTCGCCCAGCAGGGAATAGAAGAGATTATCATGGCTGTCAGTCCCACCATCGAAGGAGATACCACCATATATTACCTGTCCAAAAAGTTAAAAGAATACCCGGTGAAGATCACCACGATCGCCCGTGGCATCGCCTTCGGAGGAGAACTGGAATATGCAGACGAAATGACCCTCGCCCGTTCCATTTCTAATAGATTACCATTAGAAAGTTACGTGCAGAAGTAA
- the tsf gene encoding translation elongation factor Ts, translating into MANITAADVNKLRQQTGAGMMDCRKALVESDGDFEKAVDYLRKKGQKVAALRSDRETKEGVIIAKTSADGKTGVIVGLGCETDFVAKNEDFIKFAQSIVDLALANGISSAEELNGATLDGATVADKVNDQVAKIGEKITLSKFEKVTAAAVVAYIHGNYRMGVLVGFSKEVSEETGKDVAMQIAAMNPIAVDADGVAPELIAREREIAVEQIKAEGKPAEMAEKIAQGKIAKFFKESTLLQQAFVKDGNKSVADHLKSVDADLKVTEFKRVALG; encoded by the coding sequence ATGGCAAATATTACAGCAGCTGATGTAAACAAACTGCGTCAGCAAACTGGAGCGGGTATGATGGACTGCAGGAAAGCGCTGGTAGAAAGTGATGGTGATTTCGAAAAGGCAGTAGATTACCTGCGTAAAAAAGGACAGAAAGTAGCTGCGCTGCGTTCTGACCGCGAAACTAAAGAAGGTGTTATTATCGCTAAGACCAGTGCAGATGGCAAAACCGGTGTGATCGTAGGTCTGGGTTGTGAAACTGACTTCGTTGCAAAAAACGAAGATTTTATAAAATTCGCTCAGTCTATTGTTGACCTGGCGCTGGCTAACGGTATCTCCTCTGCAGAAGAACTGAATGGTGCTACACTGGATGGTGCTACTGTTGCTGATAAAGTAAACGACCAGGTTGCCAAGATTGGTGAGAAAATCACTTTGAGCAAATTTGAGAAAGTAACTGCTGCTGCTGTAGTAGCTTATATCCACGGTAACTACCGTATGGGTGTACTGGTTGGTTTCTCTAAAGAAGTGAGTGAAGAGACAGGTAAGGACGTAGCTATGCAGATCGCTGCTATGAACCCTATCGCAGTTGATGCGGATGGTGTAGCTCCTGAGCTGATCGCTCGTGAGAGAGAGATCGCTGTAGAGCAGATCAAAGCCGAGGGTAAGCCTGCTGAAATGGCGGAGAAAATTGCTCAAGGTAAGATCGCTAAATTCTTCAAAGAAAGCACCCTGCTGCAGCAGGCGTTTGTAAAGGATGGTAACAAATCCGTTGCAGACCACCTGAAATCAGTAGATGCTGACCTGAAAGTAACCGAATTCAAGCGCGTCGCCCTCGGGTAA
- a CDS encoding DUF4286 family protein: MIIYNITIKVTHNIHTDWLRWIKEVHIPEILDTGLFHDYRMCRLLEQDDTDGPTYTVQYVTDSLENYQTYIREHAPYFRQKTIDLFGDQFVAFRTVMQVV; this comes from the coding sequence ATGATCATCTACAACATCACCATAAAAGTCACGCACAACATCCATACAGATTGGCTGCGATGGATTAAGGAAGTACACATCCCTGAAATACTCGACACTGGCCTGTTTCACGACTATCGTATGTGCCGCCTGCTCGAACAGGACGACACCGATGGCCCTACTTACACCGTCCAATACGTTACAGATAGCCTCGAAAACTATCAAACCTACATCCGGGAGCATGCTCCATACTTCCGTCAAAAGACGATAGACCTGTTCGGAGACCAGTTTGTAGCGTTTAGAACCGTTATGCAGGTCGTTTAA
- a CDS encoding Ig-like domain-containing protein, whose translation MTQLFRYWACGLIFIASCFFSNCANIVPPGGGPRDTIPPVLVDVYPLDSSLHFKSKKVTFHFNEYVELDNIIDKMIVSPTLKRTPNVVAKLRTITMEIKDTLEANTTYTFHFADAVKDVNERNPIEDFQYVVSTGDYLDSLNISGKLVVAETGKVDSNVAVMLYRHTMDSVVSKEKPVYYAKSKGDGSYRFKNLAPGTYKLFALKEEDRDLQYTQPTELIGFADSLIHLSTQNLKDVDLLLFAEADTTLIKKPDENAAEAEPEKKDKDKKKPRLYVSAALEGGQQELTGPLLMTFTIPIKSLDSTQMELTEDTLFTPVPFTHSFDSTRTKLSIFYKWKEGTPYRLITAKTAPTDTLDQQLTKADTTAFISKKRNDYGKIQISLTISDSTKNANHSDSLKYIVQLVKDKEIKYTGDVSKGIWKQELLQPGEYEIRLLIDENGNGKWDRGVYYGSPKKQPERVVSYPNKINLKANWGVNEKIAI comes from the coding sequence GGCCTGCGGACTAATATTTATAGCGTCCTGTTTTTTCTCTAACTGTGCCAATATAGTACCTCCGGGCGGTGGGCCCAGGGATACCATCCCACCTGTACTGGTGGATGTCTATCCCCTCGATTCATCCCTGCACTTCAAAAGCAAAAAAGTAACCTTCCACTTCAATGAATACGTGGAACTAGACAATATCATCGATAAAATGATCGTATCCCCTACCCTCAAACGGACACCCAACGTGGTTGCCAAACTGAGGACCATCACCATGGAAATAAAGGATACCCTCGAAGCCAATACCACCTACACCTTCCACTTTGCCGATGCCGTAAAGGATGTTAACGAACGTAACCCGATCGAAGACTTTCAATACGTAGTATCAACAGGCGATTACCTCGACTCCTTGAATATCAGTGGTAAACTCGTCGTGGCAGAAACCGGCAAAGTAGATAGCAACGTAGCCGTAATGCTCTATCGCCACACCATGGACTCCGTAGTATCCAAGGAAAAACCCGTCTACTATGCCAAGTCCAAAGGAGATGGCAGCTACCGATTCAAAAATCTGGCCCCCGGTACCTATAAACTATTCGCATTGAAAGAAGAAGACCGGGACCTCCAATACACACAACCCACCGAATTGATCGGTTTCGCAGACAGCCTTATCCATCTGAGTACACAAAATCTCAAAGACGTAGACCTGCTGCTGTTTGCCGAAGCAGATACCACCCTAATCAAAAAACCAGACGAAAACGCAGCTGAAGCAGAGCCGGAAAAAAAAGATAAAGACAAAAAGAAACCCAGGCTATACGTTTCCGCCGCACTCGAAGGAGGACAACAGGAACTGACAGGCCCCCTGTTAATGACATTCACCATCCCGATAAAATCCCTCGACAGTACCCAAATGGAACTGACAGAGGATACCTTGTTTACTCCCGTCCCTTTCACCCACTCCTTCGACTCTACCCGCACCAAACTCTCCATCTTCTATAAATGGAAAGAAGGTACACCCTACCGGCTCATTACCGCGAAAACAGCACCTACCGATACACTTGATCAGCAACTGACGAAAGCAGATACGACCGCATTTATCTCCAAAAAGAGGAATGACTATGGTAAGATCCAGATCTCCCTTACCATCAGCGATAGTACCAAAAATGCAAACCACTCCGATAGCTTGAAATACATCGTTCAGCTGGTAAAGGATAAAGAGATCAAATATACCGGCGATGTCAGTAAAGGAATCTGGAAACAGGAATTGCTCCAACCGGGAGAATATGAAATACGCCTCCTGATTGATGAGAACGGCAATGGTAAATGGGACCGGGGCGTATACTACGGCTCGCCTAAAAAACAACCCGAACGGGTAGTCAGTTACCCTAATAAGATAAATCTGAAAGCCAACTGGGGCGTCAACGAAAAAATCGCCATATAG
- the pyrH gene encoding UMP kinase — protein sequence MLPKYKRILLKLSGESLMGEGNYGIDHKVISQYAYDIKAITDLGVQVAIVIGGGNIYRGMNEAETGIERAQGDYMGMLATVINGMAMQSGLEKVGLYTRLQSAIKMEQIAEPYIRRRAIRHLEKGRVVIFGAGTGNPYFTTDTAASLRAIEIQADVILKGTRVDGIYTADPEKDSTATRFETITFSEVYQKSLNVMDMTAFTLCQENKLPIIVFDMNKPGNLFQVIMGKNVGTLVKG from the coding sequence ATGTTGCCAAAGTATAAGCGTATTTTGCTCAAACTGAGCGGAGAGTCCCTTATGGGCGAAGGAAATTATGGTATAGATCATAAAGTGATTTCTCAGTATGCGTATGACATTAAAGCGATCACGGATTTGGGTGTTCAGGTTGCAATTGTTATCGGAGGTGGAAACATCTACCGGGGCATGAATGAGGCTGAAACCGGTATCGAACGCGCACAGGGAGACTATATGGGGATGCTTGCCACTGTGATCAACGGGATGGCGATGCAAAGCGGACTGGAGAAAGTAGGCTTATACACCCGTTTGCAATCTGCTATTAAAATGGAGCAGATCGCAGAACCTTATATCCGCCGCCGCGCGATCCGTCACCTGGAGAAAGGTCGTGTGGTAATATTTGGCGCCGGTACGGGCAACCCTTACTTTACGACCGATACTGCTGCTTCTCTGCGTGCTATCGAGATACAGGCAGATGTGATCCTGAAGGGTACCCGTGTAGATGGTATTTATACTGCAGATCCTGAGAAGGATAGTACTGCTACCCGTTTTGAGACCATCACTTTCTCTGAGGTATACCAGAAATCATTGAATGTGATGGATATGACTGCATTCACACTTTGCCAGGAGAACAAATTACCCATTATCGTTTTTGATATGAATAAGCCGGGGAACCTGTTCCAGGTGATCATGGGAAAGAATGTAGGTACACTTGTAAAAGGCTGA
- a CDS encoding 30S ribosomal protein THX — protein MGRGDIKTKKGKISNGSFGKARSSKTRKNTAAKAAPKA, from the coding sequence ATGGGTAGAGGTGATATCAAAACCAAAAAAGGTAAGATCTCCAATGGCTCTTTTGGCAAAGCCAGATCTTCTAAAACCAGGAAGAACACTGCCGCTAAAGCTGCACCAAAAGCTTAA
- a CDS encoding DUF3298 and DUF4163 domain-containing protein has protein sequence MKQLLLSGFISASLCFGCGNSKKGQPADQQSDSTATAATDQDLSATPYFYVQLKGTLAGQALTMHLLKNGPNIFRGYYSYEKIGEPIDIWGSIDSSKHLVLFENTRSEEEITFNGTLDNDGTFKGTWRGEGTSYPFTLKRDFSNAVRFDVYFSSDSVELKPGLKGSAKGQVSNAIIWPATNTDEKVAAFIRQQLIGNAKATSPQQLLKDQVHDFLTDYQGNIITADSSNIDDDFTAATWNWSDEGDVKVVWNKFPLLVIERYGYSYTGGAHGNGGSTYTTLDLDKKKVLKITDIFKPGYQHPIEDLLATAFREKYKMAPTDPLNSMLLVDTIPVSDNFYMTDKGVGFSYTAYEIGPYAMGQVTLFLPFTRIRQYMKEP, from the coding sequence ATGAAACAGCTGTTATTAAGTGGCTTCATCTCAGCCAGCCTCTGCTTCGGATGCGGCAACAGTAAGAAAGGCCAGCCCGCAGACCAGCAGTCAGATAGTACGGCAACCGCAGCTACTGATCAGGATCTTTCCGCCACACCCTATTTTTACGTACAATTAAAGGGTACATTGGCCGGACAGGCACTCACCATGCACCTGCTGAAAAATGGACCTAATATATTCAGAGGATACTATAGCTACGAAAAAATAGGAGAACCAATAGATATATGGGGTAGCATCGATTCCAGCAAACACCTCGTACTCTTCGAAAATACGCGCTCCGAAGAAGAGATCACCTTCAACGGCACCTTGGATAATGACGGCACCTTTAAAGGCACCTGGCGCGGAGAAGGCACCTCTTATCCATTTACCCTGAAGCGCGACTTTAGCAACGCCGTACGCTTTGATGTATACTTTAGCAGCGATTCCGTCGAACTAAAACCAGGATTGAAAGGTTCTGCCAAAGGCCAGGTCAGCAACGCCATTATCTGGCCGGCCACCAATACAGACGAAAAGGTAGCCGCATTCATCCGTCAGCAGCTCATAGGCAACGCCAAAGCCACCTCCCCGCAACAATTACTGAAAGACCAGGTACACGACTTCCTGACTGATTATCAGGGCAACATCATCACCGCCGACAGTAGTAATATTGACGACGATTTCACCGCAGCTACATGGAACTGGTCTGACGAAGGCGACGTAAAGGTGGTATGGAACAAATTTCCGCTGCTGGTGATAGAACGGTATGGTTACTCCTACACCGGCGGTGCTCATGGCAACGGCGGTAGCACATACACCACATTGGACCTGGACAAAAAGAAGGTACTGAAGATAACTGATATCTTTAAACCTGGCTACCAGCATCCGATAGAAGACCTCCTGGCTACCGCATTCCGCGAAAAATACAAAATGGCCCCCACAGATCCGCTCAACAGCATGCTACTGGTAGATACCATTCCTGTCTCCGATAACTTCTATATGACAGACAAAGGAGTCGGTTTCAGCTATACCGCCTACGAGATCGGTCCCTATGCCATGGGACAGGTCACCCTTTTCCTCCCCTTCACCAGGATACGTCAATACATGAAAGAGCCATAA
- a CDS encoding HU family DNA-binding protein, whose amino-acid sequence MNKAELIDKLAKDAGITKTQANEALDSFTKAVADTLKKGGKVTLVGFGTFSVSKRAARNGRNPQTGQIIKIKAKKVAKFKAGKALSDKL is encoded by the coding sequence ATGAACAAAGCCGAATTAATCGACAAGCTGGCTAAAGATGCCGGTATCACTAAAACCCAAGCTAACGAAGCTCTGGATTCTTTTACTAAAGCTGTTGCTGATACCCTGAAGAAAGGTGGTAAAGTAACACTGGTAGGTTTCGGTACTTTCTCTGTATCTAAACGTGCTGCTCGTAACGGTAGAAATCCTCAGACTGGCCAGATCATCAAGATCAAAGCTAAGAAAGTTGCTAAGTTCAAAGCTGGTAAAGCTTTATCTGACAAGCTCTAA